The following proteins are co-located in the Lacticaseibacillus paracasei subsp. paracasei genome:
- a CDS encoding 3-keto-L-gulonate-6-phosphate decarboxylase UlaD, translated as MAKPNLQVALDNNTLESALADVRAVGNIVDIVEAGTILILQEGTIAVRALRALFPDKIVIADTKCADAGTTVARNMGDAGADWMTCICAATIPTIQAAQKEVKEIQIELYGNWTKEDAQSWLDIGVTQAIYHQSRDALLSGGSWGEKDLAKVKMLVDMGFRVSVTGGLSVDTLKLFEGVNVYTFIAGRAITQAPDPAKAATDFQNEIIRIWGK; from the coding sequence TTGGCTAAACCAAATTTGCAAGTGGCATTGGATAATAATACGTTGGAAAGTGCTTTGGCAGATGTTCGCGCAGTTGGGAACATTGTCGATATTGTTGAAGCCGGGACGATCTTGATTTTGCAGGAAGGCACGATTGCCGTTCGCGCATTGCGAGCCCTTTTTCCTGATAAAATCGTGATTGCGGATACGAAATGTGCTGATGCAGGGACAACCGTTGCTCGTAACATGGGCGATGCTGGTGCAGACTGGATGACTTGTATCTGTGCGGCAACGATTCCGACCATTCAAGCAGCTCAAAAAGAAGTTAAAGAGATCCAAATTGAATTGTATGGTAATTGGACCAAAGAAGATGCCCAGTCGTGGCTGGATATTGGTGTGACGCAGGCGATTTATCATCAGAGTCGTGATGCTTTGCTTTCCGGTGGCTCATGGGGCGAGAAGGATTTAGCTAAGGTTAAGATGCTGGTTGATATGGGCTTCCGAGTTTCCGTGACTGGCGGTTTGAGTGTGGATACCTTGAAACTGTTTGAAGGCGTGAACGTTTATACCTTCATCGCTGGTCGGGCAATCACGCAGGCACCAGATCCTGCAAAAGCAGCAACGGATTTCCAAAACGAAATCATCCGCATCTGGGGCAAGTAA
- a CDS encoding PTS sugar transporter subunit IIB: MKILVSCANGSGTSLMMMRSVQKAFKRLNIPITQIEHTNLAEGKSTAKQYDMVFTTTNFVDMFKDAQSKGVQVIGVKNVMSDKEVEQHVREDTDLVK, translated from the coding sequence ATGAAGATCTTAGTATCGTGTGCAAATGGTTCAGGTACCAGTTTAATGATGATGCGCAGTGTTCAAAAAGCATTTAAACGGTTGAATATTCCGATTACGCAAATTGAGCATACCAACTTGGCAGAAGGCAAGAGTACGGCTAAACAATACGACATGGTGTTCACAACAACCAACTTTGTCGACATGTTCAAAGACGCTCAGAGTAAAGGCGTGCAAGTAATTGGCGTCAAGAACGTTATGAGTGATAAAGAAGTAGAACAGCATGTTCGTGAAGATACGGATCTTGTGAAATAA
- a CDS encoding PTS ascorbate transporter subunit IIC, translating into MQQILDFLVKIWDYFASNILTQPAYMIGFIVLLGYILERKPLYESIAGFLKAVIGYMILMVGSGGLVNSFRPILTGLKDRFNLTATVIDPYFGQNAVTEGLEKTFGRTFGDVMLLLLFAFVFNILLVRFQKWTKLRAVFTTGNVQVQQAATAFWILLFCFPKMGRIEVLLVMGVVLGLYWAVGSNMTVRYTQDLTDGGGFAVAHQQMFGIAFVSWLADKFKAREVKAKKKARRLEDIELPGFLKIFNENMVATGILMLFFFGIIMLILGKPYFVGVFAATKGASGLAPNASFLFYIMTTSLGFAVNLTILQLGVRTFVGELTESFTGISDRLLPGSVPGIDVAATFAFGEPNAVTIGFLFGALGQFLAIGALLIFHSPTIIIAGFIPLFFDNAAFGVFANRRAGAKAAMILPFFSGLIQVFGAALISTWIGLSKFGGYLGMFDWDTVWPFFTVLMKILGIAGIVVVVLILVLIPQLEYRHDPKNYFLMVTDYEQYKENMAKKKATK; encoded by the coding sequence ATGCAGCAAATTCTAGATTTTCTAGTTAAAATATGGGACTACTTTGCGTCGAATATTCTGACGCAACCAGCCTACATGATTGGGTTTATCGTTTTACTCGGATATATTTTGGAACGCAAGCCATTATATGAATCAATCGCTGGGTTTCTAAAGGCGGTTATTGGCTACATGATCTTGATGGTTGGGTCTGGCGGCTTGGTTAACAGCTTCCGACCGATCCTGACCGGCTTGAAAGATCGCTTTAATTTAACCGCTACCGTTATTGATCCGTATTTTGGGCAAAACGCGGTTACTGAAGGTTTGGAAAAGACGTTTGGTCGAACATTCGGCGATGTCATGCTGTTGCTGCTGTTCGCGTTCGTCTTCAACATTTTGCTAGTTCGATTCCAGAAATGGACGAAGTTGCGGGCAGTCTTTACAACTGGTAATGTCCAAGTGCAACAAGCTGCAACGGCTTTCTGGATTCTACTTTTCTGTTTCCCGAAGATGGGTCGGATTGAAGTGCTGCTGGTCATGGGTGTTGTTTTAGGCCTGTACTGGGCAGTCGGTTCAAACATGACCGTTCGTTACACGCAGGATTTGACCGATGGCGGCGGGTTTGCCGTTGCCCATCAACAAATGTTTGGGATTGCCTTTGTTTCTTGGCTGGCTGACAAGTTTAAGGCTCGTGAAGTAAAAGCGAAGAAAAAGGCACGTCGTCTTGAGGATATTGAATTGCCTGGTTTCCTCAAGATCTTTAACGAAAACATGGTTGCGACCGGCATTCTGATGCTGTTCTTCTTCGGCATCATCATGTTAATTCTTGGCAAGCCATACTTCGTTGGGGTTTTCGCAGCAACAAAAGGCGCCTCAGGTTTAGCACCAAATGCTAGTTTCCTGTTCTATATTATGACCACTTCCCTTGGGTTCGCGGTTAACTTGACCATCCTGCAACTTGGGGTACGAACCTTCGTTGGGGAACTGACTGAAAGTTTTACCGGGATTTCCGATCGTCTGCTGCCAGGTTCCGTACCTGGTATCGATGTGGCCGCAACCTTCGCATTTGGCGAACCAAACGCGGTTACCATCGGCTTCCTGTTTGGTGCATTAGGTCAGTTCCTAGCCATTGGTGCTTTACTGATTTTCCATTCACCAACTATCATTATCGCTGGGTTTATCCCATTGTTCTTTGATAATGCCGCATTCGGGGTCTTCGCAAACCGGCGAGCTGGTGCTAAAGCAGCCATGATCTTACCGTTCTTCAGTGGTTTGATTCAAGTGTTCGGCGCAGCATTGATTTCAACTTGGATTGGTTTGTCGAAGTTTGGCGGCTATCTGGGGATGTTCGACTGGGACACTGTATGGCCATTCTTCACCGTCTTGATGAAGATTCTCGGCATCGCTGGCATCGTGGTTGTTGTTCTGATCCTTGTCTTGATCCCACAACTCGAATATCGTCACGATCCGAAGAACTACTTCTTGATGGTAACGGATTACGAGCAATATAAAGAAAATATGGCAAAGAAAAAAGCTACTAAATAA
- a CDS encoding PTS sugar transporter subunit IIA, which yields MLLKDFLEKDLVDIRPEPAKDWRDALQQAAGKLIEHKYILPGYINEIIANVEKNGPYIVIVPGVAMPHAMAESENVLGTAIGFAKFPEPVIFDSDDPDKQAQLFFTLAAKDPKQHLQNIGDLSDMLMTEGLIDKLLAVNSVDDFKALIDAGS from the coding sequence ATGTTACTGAAAGACTTTTTGGAGAAAGATCTCGTTGATATTCGACCAGAACCTGCTAAGGATTGGCGTGACGCCTTGCAACAAGCCGCGGGAAAGCTGATCGAACACAAGTATATCCTGCCGGGGTATATTAACGAAATTATTGCTAACGTTGAGAAGAACGGGCCATACATCGTGATCGTGCCTGGCGTGGCCATGCCGCATGCGATGGCTGAAAGTGAGAATGTTTTGGGGACGGCGATCGGGTTTGCAAAATTCCCTGAGCCTGTCATTTTCGATTCAGACGACCCTGATAAGCAGGCACAGCTGTTCTTTACCTTAGCTGCAAAAGATCCGAAGCAACACTTGCAAAACATTGGCGACCTTTCCGACATGTTAATGACGGAAGGTCTGATCGATAAACTGTTGGCCGTCAATAGTGTTGATGATTTTAAAGCACTCATCGATGCGGGGAGTTGA
- the ulaG gene encoding L-ascorbate 6-phosphate lactonase: MADKNINNITREKWILSTFPEWGTWLNEEIADKKVKPGTFSMWWLGCTGIWLKTAEDTNILVDMWCGTGKQSHGNGMMRKGHQMMRMSGVQKMQPNLRNQPFVIDPFAIKDVDALFVSHIHSDHLDVNTAAAVNKNCPDAKFYGPEKVCEIWQGWGVPAEKTVVVKPGDVVTIGKTKVKVLEGFDRTALITEDDPNVKLAGKMPQDMNKIAVNYLFETTGGNLYHAADSHYSNLFAKHGNENKIDVALGAYGENPRGITDKVTSIDILRMAESLNTKVIIPVHYDIWTNFMADPKEIEALWQMRKDRLQYKFKPFIWQVGGEFTFPDDKDRMEFMYDRGFHDAFSIPNDTPFPAFL, encoded by the coding sequence ATGGCAGACAAAAATATCAATAACATCACTCGGGAAAAATGGATTCTTAGCACATTCCCAGAGTGGGGGACTTGGTTGAACGAGGAGATTGCTGACAAAAAGGTGAAACCTGGCACATTTTCAATGTGGTGGTTGGGTTGTACCGGTATTTGGTTGAAGACGGCTGAAGATACCAACATTTTGGTTGATATGTGGTGCGGCACTGGTAAGCAATCACATGGGAATGGCATGATGCGTAAGGGTCATCAGATGATGCGGATGAGTGGTGTGCAGAAGATGCAACCGAATCTGCGCAATCAACCGTTTGTGATTGATCCATTTGCCATTAAAGATGTTGATGCTTTGTTTGTGAGTCATATTCATAGTGATCATTTGGATGTGAATACGGCGGCTGCTGTTAATAAGAATTGTCCGGATGCGAAGTTCTATGGCCCAGAAAAGGTTTGTGAGATTTGGCAAGGCTGGGGTGTTCCGGCAGAAAAGACGGTTGTTGTTAAACCTGGCGATGTGGTTACTATCGGCAAGACAAAGGTCAAAGTACTTGAAGGATTTGATCGGACAGCTTTAATCACCGAAGACGATCCTAATGTGAAGTTGGCAGGCAAGATGCCGCAAGATATGAACAAGATTGCGGTTAACTATCTGTTTGAAACCACCGGCGGCAATCTTTATCATGCTGCTGACTCTCATTACTCCAATCTATTTGCTAAGCATGGTAATGAAAATAAGATTGACGTTGCATTGGGTGCTTATGGTGAAAACCCACGCGGTATCACGGACAAGGTAACTTCCATCGATATTTTGCGCATGGCTGAATCTTTGAACACCAAAGTCATTATTCCTGTTCATTATGATATCTGGACCAACTTTATGGCTGACCCTAAGGAAATTGAAGCGCTCTGGCAAATGCGCAAGGATCGTTTGCAATACAAGTTTAAGCCTTTCATTTGGCAAGTTGGCGGTGAATTCACCTTCCCAGATGACAAAGACCGGATGGAATTCATGTATGATCGCGGTTTCCACGATGCTTTCTCAATTCCAAACGACACACCGTTCCCTGCATTCCTATAG
- the rpiA gene encoding ribose-5-phosphate isomerase RpiA → MNQNDLKQQAAQKAAELVKDGMTIGLGTGSTVYYLVKAIAQRVETEHIQLTGVATSIRTREQAESLGIHMKDLDEVDHIDLTIDGADEVDKHFQGIKGGGAAHLIEKVVAINSAQNIWIVDESKLVDTLGKFPLPLEVIPFGSGKLVQRLANEGLNPEYRLTNDGEKVLTDSDNFIVDLHLGRIEHPHLLASWLNEQVGLVEHGLFLDVVKKVVVGTENGPKILDAYRG, encoded by the coding sequence ATGAATCAAAATGACTTGAAGCAGCAGGCTGCTCAGAAGGCGGCAGAACTAGTTAAAGACGGCATGACAATTGGTTTAGGGACCGGATCGACGGTCTATTATCTTGTTAAAGCCATTGCACAGCGAGTCGAAACCGAACATATACAGTTGACTGGTGTTGCCACTAGTATCCGCACGCGTGAGCAGGCTGAGTCCTTAGGGATTCACATGAAAGATTTAGATGAAGTGGATCATATTGATTTGACAATTGATGGTGCGGACGAAGTTGATAAGCATTTTCAAGGCATTAAAGGCGGCGGGGCGGCCCACTTAATTGAAAAGGTCGTCGCGATTAATTCCGCGCAAAATATATGGATTGTTGATGAATCTAAACTTGTTGACACGCTGGGTAAATTTCCATTACCGCTTGAAGTGATTCCATTTGGCAGTGGCAAGCTCGTTCAGCGTTTAGCCAATGAAGGGCTGAATCCTGAATATCGACTCACTAATGATGGAGAAAAGGTATTGACAGATTCGGATAATTTTATTGTTGATCTTCATTTAGGGCGTATTGAGCATCCTCATCTGTTAGCTTCTTGGTTAAACGAACAAGTTGGGTTGGTTGAACATGGGCTTTTCCTTGATGTAGTTAAAAAGGTAGTCGTTGGAACAGAGAACGGACCAAAGATTTTGGATGCATATCGCGGTTAA